In Saccharolobus solfataricus, a genomic segment contains:
- a CDS encoding aldo/keto reductase, whose translation MKYVNLGESGVKVSQVAIGTWFLPRLQEKDELGIYKVDKETTLKILKRAYDEGVNFIDTANRYHGAMAPVDLPHVGNAERIVGEFLKTVDRESVVISTKVRGKMGDFVNGEGLSRKHILWQIKESLKRLGTSYIDVYFIHWPDPDTPKLETLRTLNSLVNNGLVYYLGVSNHSAVDVMEFLQLSERHNLEKFIVMQEKYNMLERDIEKDKAIIAKRFGLAIMAYSPLAQGFLTGKYVDKNGWKIEELSRASITEDLKKRYFTEANLRILLGLKDVASELGITLSQLAISWLLKRGEQLGITVIPLIGASKIEHLEDNLSALNINLRDDYMKRIEQIF comes from the coding sequence ATGAAGTATGTTAATTTAGGTGAATCCGGAGTTAAGGTATCTCAAGTTGCCATAGGAACATGGTTTCTTCCTAGATTGCAAGAGAAGGATGAGCTGGGTATATATAAAGTAGACAAAGAAACTACATTAAAGATCCTAAAAAGAGCATATGATGAGGGAGTGAACTTCATAGATACAGCTAATAGATATCATGGAGCTATGGCACCAGTTGATCTTCCTCATGTTGGTAATGCTGAACGTATTGTTGGAGAATTTCTAAAAACTGTGGATAGGGAATCTGTTGTGATTTCAACTAAGGTCAGAGGCAAGATGGGTGACTTCGTTAACGGAGAGGGTTTATCTAGGAAACATATACTGTGGCAAATTAAGGAGAGTTTAAAAAGGCTAGGCACATCATATATTGACGTATATTTCATACATTGGCCAGACCCAGATACTCCAAAGCTAGAAACTCTGAGGACATTGAATAGTTTAGTAAACAACGGTTTAGTTTACTATCTAGGTGTTAGTAATCATTCTGCAGTAGACGTGATGGAATTCCTACAATTGAGCGAAAGGCATAACCTTGAGAAATTCATTGTAATGCAAGAAAAGTACAATATGTTAGAGAGAGATATAGAGAAAGATAAGGCAATTATTGCAAAGAGATTTGGTTTAGCGATAATGGCATATTCACCATTGGCTCAAGGGTTTCTCACTGGGAAATACGTGGACAAGAATGGTTGGAAGATTGAGGAGTTAAGTAGAGCTTCCATAACTGAAGATTTAAAGAAAAGATATTTTACTGAAGCTAACTTAAGGATATTGTTAGGCCTCAAGGATGTTGCATCAGAACTAGGAATAACTCTTTCTCAATTGGCAATTTCTTGGCTCCTAAAGAGGGGAGAACAACTTGGAATTACAGTTATTCCACTTATAGGAGCGAGTAAAATAGAACACTTGGAAGATAACCTATCAGCCCTAAATATCAATTTAAGAGATGATTACATGAAAAGAATAGAACAGATTTTTTAG
- a CDS encoding Gfo/Idh/MocA family protein: MKIRYGIIGVGGHGKNRHLIPLIKLKNKVEIVAVADVKKERCEEVSSQFNIKCYLDYMEMVEKESLNAVSIVTPTGLHSRIAINVLNKGVNVLVDKPLGSNLEEVKEVVNTARNKGLKLMVGYWSRFSPALQYGKEIIHNGLLGEPYVAYGYLVRRRGIPGIPTFIDKTLSGGRGALLDIGCYLIDNLLSLLKFRKPISVMGKVYTKFGNVKEEVKFNWGSWDPENFSLDDYAVGLVKLEGDVSLILEVGWSANVSHVEEKSYVRILGDKGGIEGSGHEAIVDISFHSRTENFLTDTKPVLRKVDPYFEMINAFVDSILTDREPPITGEESVTLHSIIDGIYKSSTEDKEVKISL; the protein is encoded by the coding sequence ATGAAAATCAGATACGGTATCATAGGAGTAGGTGGTCATGGAAAAAATAGACATTTAATCCCATTGATTAAATTAAAAAATAAAGTAGAAATTGTAGCAGTAGCTGACGTAAAAAAGGAAAGATGCGAAGAGGTATCCTCCCAATTCAATATTAAATGTTACTTAGACTATATGGAGATGGTTGAAAAGGAATCGCTTAACGCTGTAAGTATTGTCACACCAACGGGATTACATTCTAGGATAGCCATAAATGTGCTAAATAAGGGAGTCAATGTGTTAGTAGATAAACCGCTAGGGTCCAATTTAGAAGAAGTTAAAGAGGTAGTTAATACGGCTAGAAATAAGGGATTAAAGCTAATGGTAGGATACTGGAGTAGATTTTCTCCAGCATTACAATACGGTAAGGAAATTATTCACAATGGTCTATTGGGAGAGCCTTATGTAGCCTATGGATATTTAGTAAGGAGGAGAGGCATACCAGGTATTCCGACATTCATTGATAAGACGCTTTCTGGAGGAAGAGGCGCGTTATTAGACATAGGATGCTATTTAATAGATAATTTGCTTAGCTTGTTAAAATTTAGAAAGCCAATAAGCGTAATGGGTAAGGTATATACGAAATTCGGAAACGTTAAGGAGGAGGTAAAGTTTAATTGGGGTTCTTGGGATCCGGAGAATTTCAGCTTAGACGACTACGCTGTTGGATTAGTAAAACTTGAAGGTGATGTAAGTTTAATACTAGAAGTTGGCTGGTCAGCAAACGTATCTCACGTGGAGGAGAAAAGTTACGTAAGAATATTAGGGGATAAGGGTGGAATCGAGGGAAGCGGACATGAGGCAATCGTGGATATATCTTTCCACAGTAGAACTGAGAACTTCCTTACTGATACTAAACCAGTCTTAAGGAAAGTTGACCCATACTTCGAAATGATAAATGCTTTTGTAGATAGCATTTTAACAGATAGGGAACCTCCAATAACTGGTGAGGAGAGCGTAACTCTTCATTCTATTATTGATGGTATATATAAGTCGTCAACGGAGGATAAGGAAGTAAAAATCTCACTCTAA
- the bgaS gene encoding beta-galactosidase BgaS, translating into MYSFPNSFRFGWSQAGFQSEMGTPGSEDPNTDWYKWVHDPENMAAGLVSGDLPENGPGYWGNYKTFHDNAQKMGLKIARLNVEWSRIFPNPLPRPQNFDESKQDVTEVEINENELKRLDEYANKDALNHYREIFKDLKSRGLYFILNMYHWPLPLWLHDPIRVRRGDFTGPSGWLSTRTVYEFARFSAYIAWKFDDLVDEYSTMNEPNVVGGLGYVGVKSGFPPGYLSFELSRRAMYNIIQAHARAYDGIKSVSKKPVGIIYANSSFQPLTDKDMEAVEMAENDNRWWFFDAIIRGEITRGNEKIVRDDLKGRLDWIGVNYYTRTVVKRTEKGYVSLGGYGHGCERNSVSLAGLPTSDFGWEFFPEGLYDVLTKYWNRYHLYMYVTENGIADDADYQRPYYLVSHVYQVHRAINSGADVRGYLHWSLADNYEWASGFSMRFGLLKVDYNTKRLYWRPSALVYREIATNGAITDEIEHLNSVPPVKPLRH; encoded by the coding sequence ATGTACTCATTTCCAAATAGCTTTAGGTTTGGTTGGTCCCAGGCCGGATTTCAATCAGAAATGGGAACACCAGGGTCAGAAGATCCAAATACTGACTGGTATAAATGGGTTCATGATCCAGAAAACATGGCAGCGGGATTAGTAAGTGGAGATCTACCAGAAAATGGGCCAGGCTACTGGGGAAACTATAAGACATTTCACGATAATGCACAAAAAATGGGATTAAAAATAGCTAGACTAAATGTGGAATGGTCTAGGATATTTCCTAATCCATTACCAAGGCCACAAAACTTTGATGAATCAAAACAAGATGTGACAGAGGTTGAGATAAACGAAAACGAGTTAAAGAGACTTGACGAGTACGCTAATAAAGACGCATTAAACCATTACAGGGAAATATTCAAGGATCTTAAAAGTAGAGGACTTTACTTTATACTAAACATGTATCATTGGCCATTACCTCTATGGTTACACGACCCAATAAGAGTAAGAAGAGGAGATTTTACTGGACCAAGTGGTTGGCTAAGTACTAGAACAGTTTACGAATTCGCTAGATTCTCAGCTTATATAGCTTGGAAATTCGATGATCTAGTGGATGAGTACTCAACAATGAATGAACCTAACGTTGTTGGAGGTTTAGGATACGTTGGTGTTAAGTCCGGTTTTCCCCCAGGATACCTAAGCTTTGAACTTTCCCGTAGGGCAATGTATAACATCATTCAAGCTCACGCAAGAGCGTATGATGGGATAAAGAGTGTTTCTAAAAAACCAGTTGGAATTATTTACGCTAATAGCTCATTCCAGCCGTTAACGGATAAAGATATGGAAGCGGTAGAGATGGCTGAAAATGATAATAGATGGTGGTTCTTTGATGCTATAATAAGAGGTGAGATCACCAGAGGAAACGAGAAGATTGTAAGAGATGACCTAAAGGGTAGATTGGATTGGATTGGAGTTAATTATTACACTAGGACTGTTGTGAAGAGGACTGAAAAGGGATACGTTAGCTTAGGAGGTTACGGTCACGGATGTGAGAGGAATTCTGTAAGTTTAGCGGGATTACCAACCAGCGACTTCGGCTGGGAGTTCTTCCCAGAAGGTTTATATGACGTTTTGACGAAATACTGGAATAGATATCATCTCTATATGTACGTTACTGAAAATGGTATTGCGGATGATGCCGATTATCAAAGGCCCTATTATTTAGTATCTCACGTTTATCAAGTTCATAGAGCAATAAATAGTGGTGCAGATGTTAGAGGGTATTTACATTGGTCTCTAGCTGATAATTACGAATGGGCTTCAGGATTCTCTATGAGGTTTGGTCTGTTAAAGGTCGATTACAACACTAAGAGACTATACTGGAGACCCTCAGCACTAGTATATAGGGAAATCGCCACAAATGGCGCAATAACTGATGAAATAGAGCACTTAAATAGCGTACCTCCAGTAAAGCCATTAAGGCACTAA
- the xylS gene encoding apha-xylosidase, with product MRIGNLNVEIEFIADNIVRVLYYYGREAIVDNSLVVLPNLEKLSIKGESTGPSIISFSSESLSVDINTSNGELIMKDNKGGIVVKEKRRDLKFNEELSTYNVEQEFELSEGERVYGLGQHAGGNGLGQSSAYKLDYSGLSTTLSQRNTDIGIPFIVSSKGYGILWDNYSLGSISLRRNKLKVWFEAGKKIDYYVIYGDSIDDVIKGYRKLTGDAPLLPKWAYGYWQSKERYKSQDEITSVVKEFRERKIPLDVIVLDWRYWGKYGWNAFKFDETDFPRPKDMVEEIHKMGAKLAISIWPTFGKETEVFKDMESKGCIILGTTAFNPFKDECRELFWSYVKGFYDLGIDAYWLDASEPETGLGLVFFSPIHDVDLEIGKGYEYLNAYPLMETKAVYEGQRRISNKRVVILTRSAFAGQQRHSAISWSGDVLGDWATLRAQIPAGLNFSISGIPYWTTDTGGFFSGNPETKAYAEIFVRWFQWSTFCPILRVHGTIFPKEPWRFPREYQEVILKYIRLRYKLLPYIYSLAWMTYSIGYTIMRPLVMDFRDDQNVYDFDEQYMFGPYILISPVTLPSIIEKEVYLPSKEYWYDFWTGEKLEGGRMMDVKVTLDTIPLFVRSGAVLPLLGKNVNNAEEYWDVIDLRVYPGKNGYFELYDDDGITYEYEKGKYYIIPITWDEDKQELTIGKKRGELEMSKKIIKIIWVEKGKGIEHTKPDVEIEYNGKETITVKRG from the coding sequence ATGAGAATAGGGAATTTAAATGTGGAAATAGAATTTATCGCAGATAATATTGTTAGAGTTTTATACTATTATGGAAGGGAAGCCATAGTAGATAATAGTCTAGTTGTGTTACCAAACCTAGAGAAGCTAAGCATTAAAGGGGAAAGTACGGGTCCATCTATAATCTCTTTCTCCAGCGAATCTCTCAGTGTAGATATAAACACTTCTAACGGAGAGTTAATAATGAAGGACAACAAGGGGGGAATTGTCGTTAAGGAGAAAAGAAGGGATTTGAAATTTAACGAGGAGTTATCAACTTACAACGTTGAACAAGAGTTTGAGTTGAGTGAGGGTGAGAGAGTATATGGCCTGGGACAACATGCAGGTGGAAATGGTTTAGGTCAATCCTCAGCCTACAAGTTAGACTATAGCGGTCTTTCGACTACATTATCTCAGAGAAATACTGATATCGGTATTCCATTCATAGTTTCAAGCAAGGGCTATGGAATATTGTGGGATAACTATTCCCTAGGATCGATAAGTCTTAGGAGGAATAAATTAAAGGTTTGGTTTGAAGCTGGTAAAAAGATAGACTATTACGTAATTTACGGTGATTCCATAGATGATGTAATAAAAGGTTATAGGAAGTTAACTGGAGACGCTCCTCTTTTACCTAAATGGGCTTATGGGTATTGGCAGAGTAAAGAGAGATATAAATCACAAGATGAAATAACAAGTGTGGTTAAGGAGTTTAGAGAGAGGAAAATACCCTTAGACGTAATAGTACTCGACTGGAGATATTGGGGGAAGTACGGGTGGAACGCTTTCAAATTTGATGAGACAGATTTCCCAAGACCTAAAGATATGGTTGAGGAGATCCATAAAATGGGAGCTAAGTTGGCAATATCAATATGGCCTACTTTTGGGAAGGAGACTGAAGTGTTTAAGGATATGGAAAGTAAAGGGTGTATAATTCTGGGGACTACAGCGTTTAATCCCTTTAAGGATGAATGCAGAGAGCTCTTTTGGAGTTACGTTAAGGGGTTTTACGATTTAGGGATAGACGCTTATTGGCTAGATGCCTCAGAGCCAGAAACTGGGCTTGGTTTAGTCTTCTTTTCCCCAATTCACGATGTGGATTTAGAAATTGGAAAAGGGTATGAATATTTGAACGCATATCCCTTAATGGAAACTAAGGCTGTGTATGAAGGACAGAGGAGAATTAGCAATAAAAGGGTTGTAATATTGACCAGATCTGCCTTCGCCGGTCAACAGAGGCATTCTGCAATTAGTTGGTCTGGTGATGTACTGGGTGATTGGGCTACGTTAAGAGCTCAAATCCCCGCTGGGCTCAATTTTTCAATTTCTGGTATACCTTACTGGACTACTGACACCGGTGGCTTCTTCTCTGGAAACCCAGAAACTAAGGCATATGCAGAGATTTTCGTTAGGTGGTTCCAATGGAGCACGTTTTGTCCCATACTCAGAGTTCACGGTACAATATTTCCAAAAGAACCTTGGAGATTTCCAAGAGAGTACCAGGAAGTTATCCTTAAATATATAAGGTTGAGATACAAATTACTGCCTTATATTTACTCATTAGCTTGGATGACATATAGTATCGGATATACGATTATGAGGCCACTAGTTATGGATTTTAGGGATGATCAGAACGTTTACGATTTTGATGAGCAATACATGTTTGGTCCTTACATATTGATATCCCCAGTGACCTTGCCGAGTATTATAGAGAAAGAGGTTTACTTACCCTCTAAAGAATATTGGTATGATTTCTGGACTGGTGAGAAGTTAGAAGGCGGGAGGATGATGGACGTAAAGGTAACGTTAGATACCATACCCTTATTCGTAAGAAGTGGTGCTGTCTTACCATTATTGGGAAAAAATGTAAATAACGCTGAAGAGTATTGGGATGTAATTGACTTAAGGGTTTATCCAGGTAAGAACGGTTATTTCGAGTTATATGACGATGATGGGATTACGTATGAGTATGAAAAAGGAAAATATTATATAATACCAATTACTTGGGATGAAGATAAGCAAGAGCTCACTATAGGAAAGAAAAGAGGAGAGTTAGAGATGAGTAAGAAAATAATTAAGATTATCTGGGTTGAAAAGGGTAAGGGTATTGAGCACACGAAGCCAGATGTCGAAATAGAATATAACGGTAAGGAAACTATTACAGTTAAGAGGGGTTAG
- a CDS encoding MFS transporter, giving the protein MKYLKIFAILSNLANNLVSPFISFVSAYFGMNSEELALVTSATNAVPNISQYFLNFIKSKAKFLIFIGTLVNGLLWVISAFIPFNWIFLTVYFIITMSIGIANFGWNLIMDRVSRNSRGSTLSLYLVYGTIGALAATLVTGFITESNTELIREFFLISGIILVGSANLSRKIEVDTKLEENRVKSASFQMKRFLTTIFLFNLVLSLAWPIFPLAQVYKFHMNDENIAILSVETGVTTILFQRIVAKLTDTKRKLTLFLGSALYTIYPLSYALSDSIYMIYIVNLASGFTNAVGSVTYIAYIFDNSDDNTIRRNLAVYNLTVGCGVMTGSILGGVAYNYVTQFYNPIYSIDLMLILSSILRFSVSPLFLTIKDTRSKLK; this is encoded by the coding sequence TTGAAATATCTAAAAATTTTTGCAATCTTATCTAATCTTGCAAACAACTTGGTAAGTCCGTTCATATCATTCGTCTCAGCGTACTTTGGAATGAATTCAGAGGAACTTGCATTAGTTACCTCAGCCACTAACGCAGTTCCTAATATATCTCAATATTTCCTAAACTTTATTAAATCTAAAGCTAAATTCTTAATATTTATAGGCACATTAGTTAATGGTCTACTATGGGTCATAAGCGCGTTTATACCTTTTAACTGGATATTCTTAACTGTTTATTTTATTATAACAATGAGTATTGGCATAGCCAATTTTGGGTGGAACTTAATAATGGATAGGGTGAGTAGGAATAGTAGGGGTTCCACATTATCACTTTACCTTGTTTACGGAACGATAGGCGCATTAGCTGCTACTTTAGTAACAGGTTTTATTACGGAAAGCAACACAGAGTTGATAAGGGAGTTCTTCCTAATTTCCGGAATAATACTAGTTGGTTCTGCTAACCTTTCTAGAAAAATAGAGGTGGATACGAAACTTGAAGAAAATCGAGTTAAAAGTGCTTCATTCCAAATGAAAAGATTTTTAACTACTATATTCCTCTTCAATCTGGTATTATCATTAGCATGGCCGATTTTCCCGTTAGCGCAAGTGTACAAATTCCACATGAATGATGAAAATATAGCAATCTTAAGCGTAGAAACTGGAGTTACAACAATCTTGTTTCAAAGGATTGTTGCTAAATTGACAGATACTAAGAGAAAATTAACGCTTTTCCTTGGAAGCGCTCTTTATACTATCTATCCTTTATCTTACGCCCTATCTGATTCCATTTATATGATATATATCGTAAATCTAGCCAGTGGATTTACCAATGCTGTTGGATCGGTAACTTACATTGCCTATATATTCGATAACTCAGACGACAATACTATAAGGAGAAACTTGGCAGTTTATAACTTGACAGTAGGTTGTGGAGTGATGACTGGATCAATACTAGGAGGAGTAGCATATAATTACGTTACACAATTTTATAACCCAATATATTCAATAGACCTTATGCTTATCCTATCCTCTATTCTAAGATTCTCGGTATCTCCCCTATTCTTGACCATAAAAGATACTCGCTCAAAGCTTAAATAA
- a CDS encoding amidohydrolase family protein: protein MGYVDAHTHVWFKETLPKDFFSNDSGYEYTPPSVQEIIKEMDSVNIDYIVIIAYPSREIWRTKEDFPIAMIKFLKEYGNRFSIVGGIEPNRISLNEAKDWLERQYEAGVSGFKLHPVHSHVKPNAYREEEGGLKQLELLYEFAQDHNLPVVIHTGTSVFLKARNKYADPIFVDDVAVDFPQLKIVLAHMGRPNYVPTAFQLVRIRRNLYGEISSIPPKKLLEYLPRLEEISYKTIYGSDYGGPGIKSISYNLREFLSLNISEKAKLDMGSNNPKALYKPLE, encoded by the coding sequence ATGGGGTATGTAGACGCTCACACTCACGTCTGGTTTAAAGAGACCTTACCAAAGGACTTCTTTTCTAACGATTCTGGATATGAGTATACTCCACCTAGCGTTCAAGAAATTATAAAGGAAATGGACAGTGTTAATATTGACTACATAGTTATAATAGCTTATCCCAGTAGAGAAATATGGCGTACTAAAGAGGATTTTCCAATTGCCATGATAAAATTTTTAAAGGAATACGGAAATAGGTTTTCGATAGTGGGGGGAATTGAGCCGAATAGGATAAGCCTCAACGAGGCTAAGGACTGGCTAGAAAGGCAATATGAGGCTGGGGTTTCTGGTTTTAAATTACACCCAGTCCACTCCCACGTAAAGCCAAACGCGTATAGGGAAGAGGAGGGTGGTCTAAAGCAGCTCGAGCTATTATACGAATTTGCTCAAGATCATAACTTACCAGTCGTCATTCACACCGGTACTAGTGTGTTTTTAAAAGCTAGGAATAAGTACGCTGACCCAATATTCGTTGATGATGTAGCCGTCGATTTTCCACAGCTTAAGATTGTATTAGCTCACATGGGAAGACCAAATTATGTACCTACTGCTTTCCAACTAGTTAGAATAAGGAGAAACCTTTACGGTGAAATCTCTTCCATTCCTCCCAAGAAACTATTGGAGTATTTGCCTAGACTTGAGGAGATAAGCTATAAGACAATTTATGGTAGTGATTACGGTGGGCCAGGTATAAAGAGTATCTCGTATAACTTAAGGGAGTTTCTCTCCTTAAACATAAGTGAAAAAGCTAAGCTCGATATGGGTAGTAACAATCCCAAAGCCTTATATAAGCCCTTAGAGTGA